The window GATCGCCGAAGATCTGGCCTCCAATCAGACACCCACCTTCGGTGAGGTCGAGAACACGATAGCCGCCAAGCATAGTGTCACCTTTCATAGATATCCCCCCTCAATTGCTGTTATCTTTCCGCGTATTCGTTTCGACTTCGTAATTGCCTATTCTAGTGTATACAAGTATACAATCGAGCAACGCTCATCTGCTTTCCGCGGTTGGCTATTCCATTTCGCTTTAAGAGTCTACCTGCGGCCTCAGTGAGGCTAGCAGTGGACACGAGTAGTGTTCCAAACCTGGTCTGGAAGCCGCTATTCTGTGCCGATTCACAGTCTACCACCTATACCGCTTTCTTGGCTATCTCCTTCGCCTTCTCTTCGGCAGCGACAAGGGTGGGAGCATCCCCTCCGAACACAGCCTCCTTTTTGCTCGCATCTTCGATAGATCGACACTTCTGTGGATGCAATTCTGAAAGCTGGATTGAAGCCGCCGCCATGCGGCTCCGCCTTCTGTTGCTCCAAAAGAGCCGTCAGCGTAGAATGAGCAGCATGAGCCTGCCTTTGACACTAGGGAGCGTAGGGTGTAGGTCTAATGCAAGGGACACCTGCCAAGGGAAGATCTGTGCCAGCCACCGCTTTTCAGCAGAGCGTGCTTACGGCGGTCTTTCTCTGCTACCTCTGCTGCCGAAGGTCTCCTCTTGACGAACGGGTTGATCCAGGATGTTGGTTGTCTGAACCTCTGAAGACGGAGAAAGGGGTGGTGATATGACCAAGTTTAAGCCCGTGACGAAGCGATTGGTGGAAGAGTTGAGCCTTATTGTGGGCAGGGAGAACGTTTTAACACGGCCAGAGGAAAGAGAGGCCTACTCCCATGATGAGACACCGATACCAAGGCCTCACTTGCCTGATGTGGTAGTAAAGCCGGAAAACGCAGCAGCGGTAGCCAGGGTGCTGGCTCTGGCAAATGAAGCGCATGTTCCGGTCACTCCCAGGGGAGCAGGAACAGGCCTCAGCGGCGGAGCTGTCCCCATCTTTGGCGGCATTTTGCTATCGCTGGAGAAGATGAACCGCATAAAGGAGATTGACGAAGACAACTTCATAGCTGTAGCGGAGCCTGGGGTGACCCTCGACGATCTGTACCAGGCTGTAGAGAGTCAGGGGCTATACTATCCGCTCTATCCTGGTGAGAAAAGCGCTCACATAGGAGGCAATGTCGCTACCAATGCTGGGGGGATGAGAGCAGTAAAATACGGCGTTACCAGGAACTTCGTGCTGGGCCTGGAGGCTGTGCTTGCCAGCGGCCAGATCATAAGGACAGGTGGCAAGTTTGTCAAGTGCTCAACTGCCTATTGTTAGTTACGACTGAAAAGTGAACTGTTTATGCTTCAAAAGTGAACCGTTTACGGTTGAAAAGTGAACTCCAATGGTTACATTCCTCCATCAAGGAGGGGTGTAATGGATCAGATACACAAGCGGT of the Chloroflexota bacterium genome contains:
- a CDS encoding FAD-binding oxidoreductase — encoded protein: MTKFKPVTKRLVEELSLIVGRENVLTRPEEREAYSHDETPIPRPHLPDVVVKPENAAAVARVLALANEAHVPVTPRGAGTGLSGGAVPIFGGILLSLEKMNRIKEIDEDNFIAVAEPGVTLDDLYQAVESQGLYYPLYPGEKSAHIGGNVATNAGGMRAVKYGVTRNFVLGLEAVLASGQIIRTGGKFVKCSTAYC